From a region of the Thermosipho melanesiensis BI429 genome:
- a CDS encoding ABC transporter substrate-binding protein: protein MKKILVFLMVVFAVALFAADPNVLVDATIGEPDTLDPHLAYDTASGEVIYQVYENLVQYDGSSLNKFLPRLAAEVPSVENGLIRDGGKTYVFPIRKGVKFHNGNDLTPEDVEYSFERGLLYNPAGGPVWMLWYSIFGVWSVEEFVEEVSGKSYDELFDENGNPLPGAEEVFQKVYEEVDKAIEVDGDNVVFHLRRPYGPFLNVIAQGGHWGAILDKEWCIEQGLWDGQPTTWWKWHNQRKEDSPLYQNAMGTGPYKFVEWDRAQQKVILEANENYWKEPAKIKKVVIWGIDEYSTRKAMLEKGDADIAYIPTQYLDQVRGNPDIEIIEGLPTLSITVLAFNWSIREDSKYIGSGKLDGNGIPVDFFNDVHARKAIAHVIYYDALINDVLKGFGKRIPTALPEGLLGFDPSLPLYDFNLIKARQELMQAWNGEAWKKGFKFSVAYNLGNEARQRTAEMVKMYLEMLNPKIKVDVVGLQWPTFLDATKRGELPIFILGWLADYPDPDNFIFTYYDSKGDYSSRQGKNFQVFVSTPRPELGGKSLDDLIEEAAAETDAAKRAELYAKVQKFVVENAISVPLYQPIGVRVHRKWLKGWYPNAMRPGDDYYAYWFEGKE from the coding sequence GTGAAGAAGATTTTGGTATTTTTGATGGTAGTTTTTGCTGTAGCATTATTTGCGGCGGATCCAAACGTATTAGTGGATGCAACTATTGGTGAACCAGATACTCTTGATCCACATTTGGCATACGATACGGCAAGCGGTGAAGTCATTTATCAGGTGTATGAGAATCTTGTTCAGTACGATGGTTCAAGTCTTAACAAATTCTTACCAAGGCTTGCTGCAGAAGTTCCAAGTGTTGAAAATGGTTTAATTAGAGATGGTGGTAAAACATACGTGTTCCCAATTAGAAAAGGGGTTAAATTCCACAACGGTAATGATTTAACGCCAGAAGATGTAGAATACAGTTTTGAAAGAGGTTTGCTTTACAATCCAGCAGGTGGACCTGTGTGGATGCTCTGGTATTCAATATTTGGTGTTTGGAGTGTAGAGGAATTTGTAGAAGAAGTTTCAGGAAAATCATATGATGAGTTATTTGATGAAAATGGGAATCCACTTCCAGGTGCCGAAGAAGTATTCCAAAAAGTTTACGAGGAAGTTGACAAAGCTATTGAAGTAGATGGGGATAATGTTGTATTCCATCTTAGAAGACCATATGGGCCATTTCTAAACGTCATAGCACAAGGTGGGCATTGGGGTGCAATATTGGATAAAGAATGGTGTATCGAACAAGGACTTTGGGATGGTCAACCAACCACCTGGTGGAAATGGCACAATCAAAGGAAAGAAGATTCTCCATTGTATCAGAACGCAATGGGAACAGGTCCATACAAATTTGTTGAGTGGGATAGAGCACAACAAAAGGTTATATTAGAAGCAAATGAAAATTACTGGAAAGAACCTGCAAAGATCAAAAAAGTAGTAATTTGGGGGATTGATGAATATTCCACAAGAAAGGCTATGCTTGAAAAAGGAGATGCCGATATTGCATATATTCCAACACAATATCTTGATCAAGTAAGAGGAAATCCTGACATTGAAATTATAGAAGGACTTCCAACGCTTTCTATTACAGTATTAGCATTTAATTGGTCAATTAGAGAAGATAGTAAATATATTGGAAGCGGAAAATTAGATGGTAATGGTATTCCAGTTGATTTCTTTAACGATGTACACGCAAGAAAAGCAATAGCACATGTAATTTATTATGATGCGCTTATCAATGATGTGTTGAAAGGCTTTGGAAAAAGAATACCAACGGCGTTACCAGAAGGTTTACTTGGATTTGATCCATCATTACCACTTTATGATTTTAATTTGATTAAAGCAAGACAAGAATTAATGCAAGCATGGAATGGTGAAGCATGGAAAAAAGGATTTAAATTTTCAGTTGCATATAACTTGGGTAACGAAGCAAGACAAAGAACTGCTGAAATGGTTAAAATGTATCTTGAAATGTTAAATCCAAAGATAAAGGTTGATGTTGTTGGATTGCAATGGCCAACATTCTTAGATGCGACAAAACGTGGTGAACTTCCAATATTCATTCTTGGATGGCTTGCAGACTATCCCGACCCAGATAACTTCATATTCACGTATTACGATTCGAAAGGTGATTATAGCTCAAGACAAGGTAAAAACTTCCAAGTGTTTGTAAGTACACCGCGTCCAGAACTTGGTGGTAAGAGCTTAGATGATCTTATCGAAGAAGCAGCAGCTGAAACTGATGCTGCAAAAAGGGCGGAATTGTATGCAAAGGTACAAAAATTTGTAGTTGAAAATGCAATTAGTGTTCCACTTTATCAACCTATTGGTGTGAGGGTTCACAGAAAATGGCTCAAAGGTTGGTATCCAAACGCAATGAGACCAGGTGACGATTATTACGCATACTGGTTTGAAGGAAAAGAATAA
- a CDS encoding nucleotidyltransferase, giving the protein MKVLGVIVEYNPFHNGHLYHLQQAKKIVSPDYVIAIMSGNFCQRGEPAIINKFARAEIALKNGIDVVFELPTVYALQDAGGFAFGAITLLDKLTVVTDVVFGSESADKNFITTVAKTLLENPDKFDNLLKIELKKGLSFPNARKFALKKFLNENEDFLKMIENSNDILGIEYVKSILKLKSKINYHLIKRIGAKYNDTELESKYSSATAIRNAIVRNNPFETYVPQTSYKVLKREFSYGRGPVSLENMEQFILTFLRLKHRKDFESIYSFTEGLDQRFIKAIKTSKKLSDFLEKVKTKRFTYSRIRRAIFHALFDFKKEYIEFSNKLGTQYARILGFTKKGQKLLSKIKKASKIPIISNPSLHEKVLKKVLTDKDRKWEVNKKLFIWQFEKDIVASNIYTMFYPQKNERKYGLDFRKPIIEGENE; this is encoded by the coding sequence ATGAAAGTTTTAGGTGTTATAGTAGAGTACAATCCTTTCCACAATGGTCACTTATATCATTTACAACAGGCAAAAAAAATTGTTTCTCCAGATTACGTTATTGCAATTATGAGTGGAAATTTTTGTCAGAGAGGGGAACCAGCTATTATAAATAAATTTGCTAGGGCTGAAATTGCACTAAAAAATGGGATTGATGTTGTATTTGAACTTCCTACAGTATATGCTTTACAAGATGCTGGAGGTTTTGCTTTCGGTGCAATAACTCTGTTAGACAAATTAACTGTCGTAACAGATGTTGTTTTTGGAAGTGAAAGCGCAGACAAAAATTTTATAACAACAGTTGCAAAAACTTTATTAGAAAACCCTGATAAATTCGATAATTTATTAAAAATTGAACTCAAAAAAGGACTTTCTTTTCCAAATGCAAGAAAATTTGCCCTAAAAAAATTCCTAAATGAAAACGAAGATTTTCTTAAAATGATAGAAAATTCAAATGATATTCTCGGTATTGAGTATGTAAAATCTATCTTAAAATTAAAAAGTAAAATAAACTATCATCTCATAAAACGCATAGGTGCAAAATACAACGATACAGAACTAGAAAGCAAATATTCATCTGCAACTGCAATACGGAATGCAATAGTGAGGAATAATCCATTTGAAACTTACGTACCACAAACATCTTACAAAGTATTAAAAAGGGAATTTTCCTATGGAAGAGGACCCGTTTCTTTAGAAAACATGGAACAATTTATTTTAACTTTTTTAAGACTAAAACACAGAAAAGATTTTGAAAGTATATATAGCTTCACCGAAGGGTTAGATCAAAGGTTCATAAAAGCAATAAAAACTTCCAAAAAACTCTCTGATTTTTTAGAAAAAGTTAAAACAAAAAGATTCACTTACTCAAGAATTAGAAGAGCTATTTTCCATGCACTGTTTGACTTTAAAAAAGAATATATTGAATTTTCTAATAAACTTGGAACTCAATATGCTAGAATTTTGGGTTTTACAAAAAAAGGTCAAAAACTGTTATCCAAAATTAAAAAAGCATCAAAAATCCCCATCATTTCTAACCCTTCATTGCATGAAAAAGTTCTAAAAAAAGTATTAACAGATAAAGATAGAAAATGGGAAGTAAATAAAAAACTATTTATCTGGCAATTTGAAAAAGATATTGTTGCAAGTAATATCTATACTATGTTTTATCCTCAAAAAAATGAAAGAAAATATGGCCTTGATTTTAGAAAACCTATAATTGAGGGTGAAAATGAATAA
- the mfd gene encoding transcription-repair coupling factor, whose translation MNKILILPNEKDCNIEGYLYIPSYDVFPFEKINNSWFVRSQRIYALYLALKNNLKATATLYSITRYVMPPDILKKHIFELKIGDKITSPEVLFSNLGYERVFNVTDGGQFSTRGDIIDFLGPNQIPTRIELFDNIIEDIRTFDIATQKSIKKLEYAIILPAKEYIEPVLHETILGEKYKGTFLDYNITFEVVNKEKVIEEYIKKEREIRELIIDPQLRKKYINFSGIDYNKILEVSKEKILENTKKRKEKASDEINSIPVISQEDFQIGDYVVHKEYGIAKFSGITKITQKNLEREFLILQFKDSKLFVPTDRLDLVQKYIGASETVKLDNLRKSNWIRKVNKAKKEIQNTVKELLRLNALRKMTKGLPLPGDPELEKEFANTFPHIETEDQLKAIEEVSEDLSADKNMDRLIAGDAGYGKTEVAMRAAFKTVVSGKQVALLVPTTVLARQHFENFQKRFKKFGIKVELYDNSLTPKQKENVKENVKKGITDIVIGTHGIIASMKFSDLGLLIIDEEQKFGVHQKESFKKIRVNINILSMSATPIPRTLHMALSGIKDMSILKTPPIGRKNIQVFVSKFDERIARQAILREVNRGGQVLYVHNRVNTIKDVADNLKKIVPEVKIEIAHGQMSKRKMEKIIKEFYDGNLDVLVSTSIIENGIDIPNANTLIVDDSHRYGLSQLYQLRGRVGRSEKRAFAYFFHPSKINKTAQERLKAIKEIMGPGSGLQIALKDMEIRGIGNILGLEQHGFINDIGLNYYLEILNEVLSNLEGKIEPKINTELIGMKGSIVIPENYVSDPVERLRLYRRISSLSTEKEVDEILNELEDRFGTPPESVINLLKYTKLRILSSKMGISKVIFNENSIILYSKNNLNLNIPHIYNEKEKAYVIFLSEEEFIEFLK comes from the coding sequence ATGAATAAAATATTAATTCTTCCAAATGAAAAAGATTGCAACATAGAAGGATACTTATATATTCCTTCATATGATGTTTTCCCATTCGAAAAAATAAATAATTCGTGGTTTGTTCGTTCACAACGAATATATGCATTGTACTTAGCTTTAAAAAATAATTTGAAAGCCACAGCTACTTTATATTCAATAACTAGATATGTAATGCCTCCAGATATATTAAAAAAACACATCTTCGAATTGAAAATTGGTGATAAAATAACATCACCTGAAGTTTTGTTTTCAAATCTTGGTTATGAACGAGTATTTAATGTAACAGACGGTGGACAATTTTCCACTAGAGGAGATATAATAGATTTCCTTGGCCCAAATCAAATACCAACTAGAATTGAACTCTTTGACAATATCATTGAAGATATAAGAACATTCGATATTGCAACACAAAAAAGTATCAAAAAATTGGAATATGCAATTATTTTGCCGGCCAAAGAATATATTGAACCTGTTTTACACGAAACAATATTGGGAGAGAAATACAAAGGTACATTTTTAGATTACAACATTACATTTGAGGTAGTAAATAAAGAAAAGGTAATAGAAGAATATATAAAAAAAGAGAGAGAAATAAGGGAATTAATAATTGATCCTCAATTGAGAAAAAAATATATAAATTTTTCTGGTATTGATTATAACAAGATTTTAGAAGTTTCAAAAGAAAAGATATTAGAAAATACTAAGAAAAGAAAAGAAAAAGCATCAGATGAGATAAACTCAATTCCAGTAATTAGTCAAGAAGATTTTCAAATTGGCGATTATGTAGTACATAAAGAATATGGTATTGCAAAATTTTCTGGAATAACTAAAATTACTCAAAAAAATCTTGAAAGAGAGTTTTTAATTCTACAATTCAAAGATTCAAAGCTTTTTGTACCAACTGATAGGTTAGACCTTGTTCAAAAATATATAGGCGCAAGTGAAACAGTTAAACTAGATAACTTAAGAAAAAGTAATTGGATTAGGAAAGTAAATAAAGCAAAGAAAGAAATACAAAATACTGTAAAAGAACTTTTAAGATTAAACGCACTAAGAAAAATGACAAAAGGTTTACCACTTCCTGGAGATCCAGAACTTGAAAAAGAATTTGCCAATACATTTCCACATATAGAAACAGAAGATCAACTAAAAGCCATCGAAGAAGTTAGTGAAGACCTTTCAGCCGATAAAAATATGGATAGACTTATAGCAGGTGATGCTGGTTATGGAAAAACAGAAGTTGCAATGAGAGCGGCATTCAAAACCGTAGTCTCTGGAAAACAAGTTGCATTACTCGTTCCCACAACAGTTTTGGCAAGACAACACTTTGAAAACTTTCAAAAAAGATTTAAAAAGTTTGGAATTAAAGTTGAATTATACGACAACTCCCTTACACCAAAACAAAAAGAAAATGTAAAAGAAAATGTAAAAAAAGGAATAACGGACATTGTAATAGGAACTCACGGAATCATAGCATCAATGAAATTTTCAGATCTAGGGTTATTAATTATAGATGAAGAACAAAAGTTTGGCGTACACCAAAAAGAATCGTTTAAAAAAATTAGAGTAAATATTAACATACTTTCAATGAGTGCAACCCCAATTCCAAGAACACTACATATGGCACTTAGTGGGATTAAAGATATGTCAATTTTAAAAACTCCTCCAATTGGTAGAAAAAACATACAAGTTTTTGTTAGTAAATTTGACGAAAGAATTGCAAGACAAGCCATTCTAAGAGAAGTAAATAGGGGAGGACAAGTTCTTTATGTACACAATAGGGTAAATACTATTAAAGATGTTGCAGATAATCTTAAAAAAATAGTACCAGAAGTAAAAATTGAAATAGCTCACGGCCAAATGTCTAAAAGAAAAATGGAAAAGATTATAAAAGAATTCTACGATGGAAACCTTGATGTACTAGTTTCAACTTCGATAATTGAAAACGGCATTGATATTCCAAATGCAAATACACTAATTGTAGATGATTCACATAGATACGGATTATCACAACTTTATCAACTTAGGGGTAGAGTGGGTAGAAGTGAGAAAAGAGCATTCGCATATTTTTTCCATCCATCAAAAATAAATAAAACTGCACAAGAAAGGCTTAAAGCAATAAAAGAAATAATGGGACCGGGCAGTGGACTACAAATTGCTTTAAAAGATATGGAAATTAGGGGAATTGGTAATATACTTGGACTAGAGCAACATGGGTTTATAAACGACATAGGGCTTAATTATTATCTAGAAATATTAAACGAAGTTCTATCCAACTTAGAAGGTAAAATTGAACCAAAAATAAACACTGAATTAATCGGAATGAAAGGTTCAATAGTAATTCCAGAAAATTATGTTAGTGATCCTGTTGAAAGGTTAAGACTATACAGAAGAATATCCTCGCTTTCAACCGAAAAAGAAGTTGATGAAATACTAAATGAACTTGAAGATAGGTTTGGAACTCCTCCAGAAAGTGTTATTAATCTCCTAAAATATACAAAATTAAGGATTTTATCATCAAAAATGGGAATTTCAAAAGTTATTTTCAACGAAAACTCAATAATATTATATTCAAAAAACAACCTTAATCTAAATATCCCTCATATTTACAATGAAAAAGAAAAAGCATATGTAATTTTTCTTAGTGAAGAAGAATTTATTGAGTTTCTAAAATAG
- a CDS encoding GNAT family N-acetyltransferase, with the protein MEKNFGKLWVSECDVAFSKTPISCFVAYLKDTKEILGFACYDATARGFFAPTGVIEKYRGKGIGKALLIYTLKDMLNTGYAYAIIGNADPIKYYQKIVKATIIKNSTPGIYKDLLGI; encoded by the coding sequence ATAGAAAAAAATTTTGGCAAGCTTTGGGTCAGCGAATGTGACGTAGCTTTTTCTAAAACCCCCATTTCATGTTTTGTTGCATATTTAAAAGATACAAAAGAAATTCTAGGTTTTGCCTGTTATGATGCTACTGCAAGGGGATTCTTTGCCCCTACAGGAGTTATAGAAAAATATAGGGGAAAGGGTATAGGAAAAGCTTTGTTAATATATACTTTGAAAGATATGCTAAATACAGGCTATGCATACGCAATAATTGGTAATGCTGACCCTATAAAATATTACCAAAAAATAGTTAAAGCTACAATAATTAAAAACTCTACACCTGGAATTTATAAGGATCTTTTAGGGATTTAA
- the disA gene encoding DNA integrity scanning diadenylate cyclase DisA: MAIPQELVSKIKLLAPGTKLRKALDDIVLANFGALVVILNEEKLEGYKSLFQSGFWLDIPFMPEKLYELAKMDGAIVIDDNITKILAANVHLVPDASIPTSETGTRHRTAERVAKQIGELVIAVSKRRNVISLYYKNYRYIINDINFLITRVNQALNTLEKYRQNFDKMILNLDILEIENRVNLIDVVEIINKGIEILKIREEIDPYVIELGVEGRLASMQLEEIMVDMEDIIRNLILDYYKEDIEDENMVEQIINTLKNYKERRPISTSRLLGYDDVANISQLSDYHVQSRGYRLLRNVAKIPMNITHNVVKAFGNVFSLSNADFSALKEVEGIGEKRATAILDSINSMRNRMK; this comes from the coding sequence ATGGCTATACCGCAAGAGTTAGTGTCAAAAATTAAATTATTAGCTCCAGGTACGAAACTAAGAAAAGCATTAGATGATATTGTTTTGGCAAATTTTGGCGCGTTAGTAGTTATTTTAAATGAAGAAAAATTGGAAGGATATAAAAGTTTATTTCAATCGGGATTTTGGCTTGATATACCCTTTATGCCAGAAAAGCTCTATGAACTTGCAAAAATGGATGGAGCTATAGTTATTGATGATAACATAACCAAAATTCTTGCGGCAAATGTACATCTTGTTCCTGATGCAAGTATTCCAACTAGTGAAACAGGAACAAGACATAGGACAGCTGAACGAGTGGCAAAACAGATAGGAGAATTAGTAATAGCTGTATCTAAAAGAAGAAATGTAATTAGTTTGTATTACAAGAATTATAGGTATATAATTAATGATATTAATTTTTTGATTACAAGAGTTAATCAAGCTTTAAATACCTTGGAAAAGTATAGGCAGAATTTCGATAAGATGATTTTGAATTTGGACATTTTAGAGATTGAAAATAGAGTAAATTTAATAGATGTTGTTGAAATAATAAATAAAGGAATAGAAATATTAAAAATACGAGAAGAAATAGATCCATATGTTATTGAGCTTGGTGTGGAAGGTAGATTAGCTTCAATGCAACTTGAAGAAATTATGGTGGATATGGAGGATATTATTAGAAATCTTATATTGGATTATTATAAAGAGGATATTGAAGATGAGAATATGGTGGAACAAATAATAAATACTCTAAAAAATTACAAAGAAAGAAGACCAATTTCTACTTCTAGGTTGTTAGGCTATGATGACGTCGCTAATATAAGTCAATTAAGTGATTATCATGTACAATCAAGAGGTTACAGATTGTTAAGGAACGTTGCAAAAATTCCCATGAATATAACTCATAATGTTGTAAAAGCATTTGGTAATGTCTTTTCATTAAGTAATGCTGATTTTTCGGCTTTAAAAGAAGTTGAAGGTATTGGTGAGAAAAGAGCTACAGCTATACTCGATAGTATAAATTCTATGAGAAATAGAATGAAATAA
- the pdxT gene encoding pyridoxal 5'-phosphate synthase glutaminase subunit PdxT, with protein MKIGVSGIQGDFREHKVMLERLGVEVLVVRKPEELDEVEGLVIPGGESTTMIRIMKMVNLYEKLKEKILSGFPVFGTCAGMILLSKEVVNFKQDSLGVIDIKVERNAYGRQVDSFETDVEIKGFDKSYRAIFIRAPKVVDYGNDVEVLSIYEDAPILLRQKKVLVASFHPELTEDTRVHEYFLSMVK; from the coding sequence TTGAAAATTGGTGTTTCTGGTATCCAAGGAGATTTTAGAGAGCACAAAGTAATGCTTGAAAGACTTGGAGTTGAAGTATTAGTTGTTAGAAAACCTGAAGAATTAGATGAAGTTGAGGGATTAGTTATTCCTGGTGGAGAATCAACAACGATGATTAGAATAATGAAAATGGTTAATTTATATGAAAAGCTAAAAGAAAAGATATTATCTGGTTTTCCCGTGTTTGGAACTTGTGCTGGTATGATTTTATTGTCGAAAGAGGTTGTTAACTTTAAACAAGATTCGCTAGGGGTTATAGATATTAAGGTTGAGAGAAATGCATATGGTAGACAGGTTGACAGTTTCGAGACGGATGTTGAAATCAAGGGATTTGATAAATCATATAGAGCAATTTTTATTAGAGCACCAAAAGTTGTAGATTATGGGAATGATGTTGAAGTGTTATCAATATATGAAGATGCGCCAATTTTACTAAGACAAAAAAAAGTATTAGTAGCTTCTTTTCATCCCGAATTAACTGAAGATACCAGAGTACATGAATATTTCTTAAGTATGGTGAAATAA
- the pdxS gene encoding pyridoxal 5'-phosphate synthase lyase subunit PdxS: MSEKGTWMVKEGFAEMFKGGVIMDVTTAEQAKIAEEAGAVAVMALERVPADIRKAGGVARMANISKIKEIIEAVSIPVMAKVRIGHIAEARILEALGVDFIDESEVLTPADDKYHINKWDFNVPFVCGARNLGEALRRIAEGAAMIRTKGEAGTGNVVEAVKHMRTVMDEIRMVQNMPDEELVTFAKNIGAPVNLVAKVKELGRLPVVNFAAGGVATPADAALMMMLGADGVFVGSGIFKSKDPAKMAKAIVMAVTYWNDPEMLLKISEDIGQPMEGLEIEELDVKLQERGW; encoded by the coding sequence ATGAGTGAAAAAGGAACATGGATGGTTAAAGAGGGTTTTGCTGAAATGTTTAAAGGTGGAGTTATAATGGATGTTACTACTGCAGAGCAGGCAAAGATTGCAGAGGAAGCAGGAGCGGTGGCTGTAATGGCTTTAGAAAGAGTTCCTGCTGACATTAGAAAAGCAGGTGGAGTAGCTAGAATGGCAAATATTTCAAAAATTAAGGAAATTATTGAAGCAGTGTCAATCCCAGTTATGGCAAAAGTAAGGATTGGTCACATTGCTGAAGCAAGAATTTTGGAAGCTTTAGGGGTTGATTTTATAGACGAATCAGAAGTTCTCACTCCTGCGGATGATAAATATCATATAAATAAATGGGATTTTAATGTTCCATTTGTATGTGGTGCAAGAAATTTAGGAGAAGCTTTAAGAAGAATTGCTGAAGGTGCTGCAATGATTAGGACAAAGGGAGAAGCGGGAACTGGTAATGTTGTGGAAGCAGTAAAGCATATGAGAACGGTTATGGATGAAATAAGAATGGTTCAAAATATGCCTGATGAGGAACTGGTAACATTTGCTAAAAACATAGGTGCACCAGTAAATTTAGTTGCAAAGGTAAAAGAATTAGGAAGGCTTCCAGTTGTTAATTTTGCAGCAGGTGGTGTTGCAACTCCAGCAGATGCTGCACTTATGATGATGTTAGGAGCTGATGGAGTATTTGTTGGTAGTGGTATTTTTAAATCCAAAGATCCCGCTAAAATGGCAAAAGCAATAGTAATGGCAGTTACTTATTGGAATGATCCAGAAATGTTATTAAAAATTTCAGAGGATATTGGTCAACCAATGGAGGGATTGGAAATAGAGGAGCTTGATGTGAAACTCCAAGAAAGGGGTTGGTAA
- a CDS encoding acyl-CoA mutase large subunit family protein: protein MFDREKLKDIEDKMRDYDGNVKKAIERFPERKEEFKSTSGYEFKRLYTPLDVERFDYLNDLGFPGMYPFTRGVQPTMYRARFWTMRQYAGFGTAEESNKRYKYLLEQGQMGLSVAFDLPTQIGYDSDDPMAEGEVGKVGVAIDSLEDMEILFDGIPLDKVSTSMTINSTAAILLAMYIAVAEKQGVPMEKLSGTIQNDILKEYIARGTYIFPPQPSMRIITDIFEFCSKNMPKWNPISISGYHIREAGSTAVQEVAFTLADAIAYVETAIKAGLDPNVFGRRLSFFFAAHNNFLEEIAKFRAARRLWAKIMKERFGVTNEKAMMLRFHTQTGGSTLTAQQPLNNIIRVTIQALAAVLGGTQSLHTNSYDEALGLPTEESVRIALRTQQIIAYESGVADTIDPLGGSYVIEALTNNIEEKAMEYIKKIDEMGGMVKAIESGYVQKEIHESAYKMQLAVEKGEEVIVGVNKFNIEEDLTQKEVLKVNPELEEKQKMKLKKLKKKRDNSKVEKVLKNIKNTASSGENLMPYILEAVKAYATVGEISNALREVFGEYTETIVI, encoded by the coding sequence ATGTTTGATAGAGAAAAATTAAAAGATATAGAAGATAAAATGAGAGACTATGATGGAAATGTAAAAAAAGCAATTGAAAGATTTCCTGAAAGAAAAGAAGAATTTAAATCTACATCTGGATATGAATTTAAAAGATTATATACACCACTTGATGTAGAAAGATTTGATTATTTAAATGATTTAGGATTTCCTGGTATGTATCCATTTACTAGAGGTGTTCAACCTACAATGTACAGGGCTAGGTTTTGGACAATGAGGCAATATGCTGGATTTGGAACAGCCGAAGAATCTAATAAGAGGTATAAATATTTGTTGGAACAAGGGCAAATGGGATTATCGGTTGCATTTGACTTGCCAACACAAATAGGTTATGATTCGGATGATCCAATGGCAGAGGGAGAAGTAGGAAAAGTTGGTGTTGCAATTGATTCATTAGAAGATATGGAAATATTATTTGATGGTATACCTTTGGATAAAGTAAGTACATCTATGACAATTAATAGTACGGCGGCTATTCTTTTGGCTATGTATATTGCAGTTGCGGAGAAACAAGGAGTTCCAATGGAAAAACTTTCTGGAACTATTCAGAATGATATATTAAAGGAATACATTGCAAGAGGAACATATATTTTTCCACCACAACCTTCAATGAGGATAATAACCGATATATTTGAATTTTGTTCAAAAAATATGCCCAAATGGAACCCAATTAGTATTAGTGGATATCATATTAGGGAAGCGGGTTCAACGGCTGTTCAAGAAGTGGCCTTTACACTTGCCGATGCAATTGCATATGTTGAAACTGCTATTAAAGCAGGTTTGGATCCAAATGTTTTTGGAAGAAGGCTTTCTTTCTTTTTTGCTGCACATAATAATTTCCTTGAAGAAATTGCAAAATTTAGGGCAGCAAGGAGATTATGGGCAAAGATTATGAAGGAAAGGTTTGGAGTAACGAATGAAAAAGCAATGATGTTACGTTTCCATACACAGACTGGAGGTTCTACACTTACGGCCCAACAACCATTGAATAACATAATACGTGTTACTATTCAAGCATTGGCAGCTGTTCTAGGTGGAACTCAATCATTACATACGAATAGTTATGATGAAGCACTTGGTTTGCCAACAGAAGAATCAGTTAGAATAGCTTTAAGAACTCAACAGATAATAGCATATGAATCTGGAGTGGCGGATACAATTGATCCATTAGGCGGTTCCTATGTAATAGAAGCATTAACAAACAATATAGAAGAGAAAGCTATGGAATATATTAAGAAAATCGATGAAATGGGAGGAATGGTAAAAGCAATAGAAAGTGGGTATGTGCAAAAGGAGATTCACGAAAGTGCGTACAAGATGCAGCTGGCTGTTGAAAAAGGAGAAGAAGTAATTGTTGGGGTTAATAAATTTAATATTGAGGAAGATTTGACGCAAAAAGAAGTGTTGAAGGTTAATCCTGAACTAGAAGAAAAGCAAAAGATGAAATTGAAAAAGTTAAAGAAAAAACGGGATAATAGTAAAGTGGAGAAAGTTTTAAAGAATATAAAGAATACAGCTTCATCTGGTGAAAATTTAATGCCATATATTTTAGAAGCTGTTAAAGCTTATGCAACAGTTGGAGAAATTAGTAATGCTTTGAGGGAAGTTTTTGGTGAATATACAGAAACAATAGTAATTTAA